A single genomic interval of Sinorhizobium garamanticum harbors:
- a CDS encoding adenylosuccinate synthase, translated as MTNVVVVGSQWGDEGKGKIVDWLSERADIVVRFQGGHNAGHTLVIDGVSYKLSLLPSGVVRPGKLAVIGNGVVIDPHALIAEMDKLAKQGVKVTPDNLRIADNATLILSLHRELDGFREDAASNSGTKIGTTRRGIGPAYEDKVGRRAIRVMDLGDLDTLPAKVDRLLTHHNALRRGLGEVEISHKAIMDELSSVAARVLPFMDTVWLLLDKERRKGARILFEGAQGTLLDIDHGTYPFVTSSNTVAGQAAAGSGMGPGSLGYILGITKAYTTRVGEGPFPTELNDEIGQFLGERGHEFGTVTGRKRRCGWFDAALVRQSVAANGITGIALTKLDVLDGLDELKICVAYTLDGQELDHLPASQAQQASVKPVYITLEGWKESTVGARSWADLPAQAIKYVRQVEELIGAPVALLSTSPERDDTILVTDPFED; from the coding sequence ATGACGAATGTCGTGGTGGTCGGATCCCAGTGGGGCGACGAAGGCAAAGGCAAGATCGTGGATTGGCTCTCGGAGCGCGCGGACATCGTCGTGCGATTCCAGGGCGGCCACAATGCCGGCCACACCCTGGTGATCGACGGCGTCAGCTATAAGCTGTCCCTGCTCCCCTCCGGCGTCGTTCGTCCCGGCAAGCTCGCCGTCATCGGCAACGGCGTCGTGATCGATCCCCATGCGCTGATTGCGGAAATGGACAAGCTCGCCAAGCAGGGCGTGAAGGTCACGCCGGACAATCTGCGTATCGCCGACAATGCGACGCTCATTCTGTCGCTGCACCGGGAGCTCGACGGATTCCGTGAGGATGCCGCCTCGAACAGCGGCACCAAGATCGGCACGACGCGCCGCGGCATCGGCCCGGCCTATGAGGACAAGGTGGGCCGCCGCGCCATCCGCGTCATGGACCTTGGTGACCTCGATACCTTGCCGGCGAAGGTCGATCGGTTGCTGACGCACCACAACGCGCTGCGCCGCGGGCTGGGCGAGGTGGAGATCAGCCACAAGGCGATCATGGACGAACTCTCCTCCGTCGCAGCGCGTGTGCTGCCGTTCATGGATACGGTTTGGCTGCTGCTCGACAAGGAGCGCCGCAAGGGCGCGCGCATCCTCTTCGAGGGTGCGCAGGGCACGCTGCTCGATATCGATCACGGCACCTATCCCTTCGTCACCTCGTCGAACACGGTTGCCGGTCAGGCCGCTGCCGGTTCCGGCATGGGGCCGGGATCGCTCGGCTATATCCTCGGCATCACCAAGGCCTATACGACGCGCGTCGGCGAAGGACCGTTTCCGACCGAGCTTAACGATGAGATCGGCCAGTTCCTCGGCGAACGCGGCCATGAATTCGGGACCGTTACGGGGCGCAAGCGCCGCTGCGGCTGGTTCGACGCCGCGCTCGTGCGCCAATCGGTTGCCGCCAACGGCATCACCGGCATCGCGCTCACCAAGCTCGACGTGCTCGATGGCCTCGACGAGTTGAAGATTTGCGTCGCTTATACTCTGGACGGACAGGAGCTTGACCACCTTCCGGCAAGTCAGGCGCAGCAAGCTTCGGTAAAGCCAGTCTACATTACGCTTGAAGGCTGGAAGGAATCGACGGTTGGTGCCCGTAGTTGGGCCGATCTTCCGGCACAAGCGATCAAGTATGTTCGCCAGGTCGAGGAACTGATTGGCGCGCCGGTTGCACTTCTTTCGACGAGCCCGGAACGCGACGACACAATACTTGTGACGGATCCTTTTGAGGACTAG
- the rpoH gene encoding RNA polymerase sigma factor RpoH, translated as MARNTLPTITAGEGGLNRYLDEIRKFPMLEPQEEYMLAKRYQEHDDRSAAHKLVTSHLRLVAKIAMGYRGYGLPIGEVVSEGNVGLMQAVKKFEPDRGFRLATYAMWWIKAAIQEYILRSWSLVKMGTTANQKRLFFNLRRLKGRIQALDEGDLKPEQVKEIATTLKVSEDEVVSMNRRLSGDASLNAPIKASEGDSGQWQDWLVDDHDNQEEILIEQDELDNRRALLASAMKVLNDRERRIFEARRLAEEPVTLEDLSSEFDISRERVRQIEVRAFEKVQDAVRKAALERSSALRVVEGA; from the coding sequence ATGGCCCGCAATACTTTGCCGACCATTACCGCTGGAGAGGGCGGTCTCAACCGTTATCTCGACGAAATCCGCAAGTTTCCGATGCTCGAACCGCAGGAAGAGTACATGCTCGCCAAGCGGTACCAGGAACATGACGACCGCAGTGCCGCGCACAAGCTGGTGACAAGCCATCTTCGCCTCGTCGCCAAGATCGCGATGGGCTACCGCGGCTATGGCCTGCCGATCGGCGAAGTCGTATCGGAAGGCAATGTCGGCCTGATGCAGGCCGTCAAGAAATTCGAGCCCGATCGTGGCTTCCGGCTTGCGACCTACGCGATGTGGTGGATCAAGGCAGCGATCCAGGAATACATCCTGCGCTCCTGGTCGCTCGTCAAAATGGGCACGACCGCCAATCAGAAACGGCTGTTCTTCAACCTGCGGCGGCTGAAAGGCCGCATACAGGCGCTCGACGAGGGAGACCTCAAGCCCGAGCAGGTGAAGGAAATCGCGACGACCCTGAAGGTCAGCGAGGACGAGGTCGTTTCGATGAACCGCCGCCTTTCGGGCGATGCCTCGTTGAACGCGCCGATCAAGGCAAGCGAGGGCGACTCCGGCCAGTGGCAGGATTGGCTTGTCGATGACCACGACAACCAGGAAGAGATCCTGATCGAACAGGACGAACTCGACAATCGCCGGGCCTTGCTCGCCAGCGCGATGAAGGTGCTGAATGATCGCGAGCGTCGCATTTTCGAGGCCCGTCGCTTGGCAGAGGAACCGGTAACGCTGGAAGACCTCTCGTCCGAGTTCGACATCAGCCGCGAACGCGTCCGGCAGATCGAAGTGCGTGCTTTCGAGAAAGTACAGGATGCCGTCCGCAAGGCGGCCCTGGAGCGCTCGAGCGCCCTGCGTGTCGTCGAAGGCGCGTAA
- a CDS encoding RluA family pseudouridine synthase → MNDPFKQAAANRKVLKANEDAAGRLDAFLTAALSGEFSRNRIKSLIEQGAVSVNGQTIVEPKRKVHPGDVFEIALPEPEDPDPKGEAISLDVLFEDDDLIVLVKPAGLVVHPGAGNWTGTLVNALIHHCGDSLSGIGGVRRPGIVHRLDKETSGVMVVAKNDAAHRHLSDQFADHGRTGPLERAYQAVVWGRPRQLKGTINASLGRAADRTKRAVKHEESDDAREAITHYEVVERYHEKPDGTCLASTVTCHLETGRTHQIRVHMAHIGHPLIGDPEYGAAFRTKANLLPELAKAVVNRFHRQALHAFMLQFEHPTTGETMHFEAPMPPDMEALVAALRAEE, encoded by the coding sequence ATGAACGATCCCTTTAAACAAGCGGCCGCCAATAGGAAAGTCCTGAAGGCCAACGAGGACGCGGCGGGAAGGCTGGACGCCTTCCTCACGGCCGCGCTTTCGGGCGAATTTTCCCGCAATCGCATCAAGAGCCTGATCGAGCAGGGCGCTGTCTCCGTCAACGGCCAGACGATCGTCGAGCCGAAACGGAAAGTGCATCCCGGCGACGTGTTCGAGATTGCCTTGCCTGAGCCCGAGGACCCCGATCCGAAAGGCGAGGCGATCTCTCTCGACGTGCTTTTTGAGGACGACGACCTGATCGTCCTTGTGAAGCCGGCCGGCCTGGTCGTGCACCCGGGTGCTGGCAACTGGACAGGCACGCTCGTCAACGCGCTTATCCACCATTGCGGCGACAGCCTCTCCGGCATCGGAGGCGTCAGGCGGCCGGGTATCGTTCACCGGCTCGACAAGGAAACGAGCGGCGTCATGGTCGTGGCAAAAAATGATGCCGCCCACCGTCATCTTTCGGACCAGTTTGCCGACCACGGGCGCACCGGACCGCTCGAGCGCGCCTATCAGGCGGTAGTCTGGGGACGCCCCCGGCAATTGAAGGGCACCATCAACGCCTCACTGGGACGGGCCGCAGACCGAACGAAGCGGGCCGTCAAGCACGAGGAGAGCGACGACGCACGCGAAGCCATTACCCATTATGAAGTGGTCGAGCGCTACCATGAAAAGCCGGATGGCACCTGCCTCGCCTCGACCGTGACATGTCACCTCGAAACGGGCCGCACCCACCAGATTCGCGTCCACATGGCCCATATCGGCCACCCGCTGATCGGCGACCCCGAATATGGGGCAGCCTTCCGGACCAAGGCCAATCTGCTGCCCGAACTGGCGAAAGCCGTGGTCAACCGCTTTCACCGGCAGGCGCTCCACGCGTTTATGCTGCAATTCGAGCACCCGACGACAGGCGAGACGATGCATTTCGAGGCACCCATGCCCCCGGACATGGAAGCCCTGGTTGCGGCCTTGCGCGCCGAAGAGTGA
- a CDS encoding TrmH family RNA methyltransferase, translated as MTLPSLVRIDDPSDARIAGFVAIKERDLTGRQGRFIAEGTVVLRMLAAAHRARRGIAAEAILLLESRVAGLTEVLAEFPADVPVYVADGRVFDTIAGFNMHRGVLALGRSDAMPDRDSLIGSLPAESFVLAACRISNHDNMGSLFRNAAAFGVDAVLMDAASCDPMYRKAIRVSVGSVLTMPFAREGMGAALIERLQVAGFAIWGLSPRGTVDISDIPPAPRTALLVGTEGEGLPEAILSAIRTARIRQRPGLDSLNVAMAAGIALHQVALINGRL; from the coding sequence ATGACGCTGCCCTCCCTCGTCCGCATCGATGATCCATCCGACGCCCGTATCGCCGGGTTTGTCGCGATCAAGGAGCGTGATCTGACGGGGCGGCAGGGTCGTTTCATCGCCGAAGGCACGGTCGTGCTCCGTATGCTGGCTGCCGCTCATCGCGCCCGGCGTGGCATCGCCGCGGAGGCAATCCTGCTGCTCGAGAGCCGCGTTGCCGGCTTGACCGAGGTGCTTGCCGAATTTCCGGCCGATGTCCCCGTCTACGTGGCGGATGGTCGGGTCTTCGACACGATCGCCGGCTTCAACATGCATCGCGGCGTGCTCGCGCTCGGGCGGAGCGATGCGATGCCGGACCGGGACTCGCTTATCGGGAGCCTTCCGGCAGAGAGCTTCGTCCTCGCCGCTTGCCGGATTTCGAACCACGACAACATGGGCTCGTTGTTTCGCAACGCCGCTGCCTTCGGCGTCGATGCGGTCCTGATGGATGCAGCGAGCTGCGATCCGATGTATCGCAAGGCGATCCGGGTGTCGGTCGGATCGGTGCTCACGATGCCGTTCGCACGGGAAGGGATGGGGGCTGCGCTGATCGAACGACTTCAAGTCGCCGGGTTCGCAATTTGGGGGCTGTCGCCGCGCGGAACGGTCGACATCAGCGACATTCCGCCGGCGCCGCGCACCGCGCTCCTCGTCGGCACCGAAGGCGAAGGGCTGCCGGAGGCTATCCTGTCTGCGATCCGTACGGCGCGCATCCGCCAGCGGCCGGGTCTCGACAGTCTGAACGTCGCCATGGCCGCCGGCATAGCACTGCATCAGGTTGCGCTGATCAACGGGCGACTTTGA
- a CDS encoding DUF1134 domain-containing protein, with translation MQPFMKATTVVVRAILTMMLIAGTISAANAQSPNNSQYTMQEIVDAGHSFFGETSGGLAKVVERAFERYGLPNGYILGQEGSGAFIAGLTYGEGELYTKNVGQHTVFWQGPSLGLDWGGQGSRAMMLVYNLPSVPALYKRFGGVSGSAYVVAGIGMTVLTDDQVVVVPIRTGIGARLGLNVGYLKLTQQPTWNPF, from the coding sequence ATGCAGCCGTTCATGAAGGCAACCACAGTGGTTGTCCGCGCTATCCTGACGATGATGCTGATAGCCGGCACCATATCTGCCGCCAACGCCCAGTCCCCGAACAACAGCCAGTACACGATGCAGGAAATCGTCGATGCCGGCCACAGCTTCTTCGGGGAGACCTCGGGTGGACTTGCCAAGGTCGTCGAGCGCGCCTTCGAGCGCTACGGCCTGCCGAATGGCTACATTCTCGGACAGGAAGGCTCCGGCGCCTTCATCGCCGGCCTCACCTACGGCGAGGGCGAGCTCTATACGAAGAACGTGGGACAGCACACGGTCTTCTGGCAGGGGCCCTCGCTCGGGCTCGATTGGGGCGGCCAGGGCAGCCGCGCCATGATGCTCGTCTACAATCTCCCCAGCGTTCCGGCACTCTACAAGCGCTTCGGCGGCGTCTCCGGCTCGGCTTACGTTGTCGCCGGCATCGGCATGACCGTATTGACGGACGACCAGGTTGTCGTCGTGCCGATCCGAACCGGCATCGGCGCAAGGCTCGGCCTCAATGTCGGCTACCTCAAGCTGACGCAGCAACCGACGTGGAACCCCTTCTGA
- the chpT gene encoding histidine phosphotransferase ChpT — protein MAKNPNLTLTGPDLAALLCSRVCHDIISPVGAINNGLELLDEGGADADAMDLIRTSALNASVRLKFARLAFGASGSVGASIDTGEAEKAAKDFAAAEKKTEINWSGPRAIIAKNRVKLLLNLFLIAYGSIPRGGSIDVTLENPEFDATFTLVAKGRMMRVNPKLVELLSGTPEEAVDAHSIQPYYTVLLGEEAGMTIDVVSTGEEIVFTAKSEA, from the coding sequence ATGGCAAAGAATCCGAACCTGACACTGACGGGACCCGATCTGGCCGCACTGCTCTGCAGCCGGGTTTGCCACGACATCATCTCGCCAGTCGGCGCCATCAACAACGGCCTTGAGCTCCTAGACGAGGGGGGAGCAGATGCCGACGCGATGGATCTGATCCGCACCAGTGCCCTCAACGCCTCCGTCCGCCTGAAGTTCGCGCGCCTTGCTTTCGGTGCCTCCGGGTCGGTTGGCGCATCGATCGACACGGGCGAAGCCGAAAAGGCGGCGAAGGACTTCGCCGCTGCGGAAAAGAAGACCGAGATCAATTGGAGCGGCCCGCGCGCGATCATCGCCAAGAACCGCGTCAAGCTTCTCCTCAATCTCTTCCTGATCGCCTATGGCTCGATCCCGCGCGGCGGTTCGATCGATGTCACGCTCGAAAATCCTGAATTCGACGCGACCTTCACGCTCGTCGCCAAGGGGCGAATGATGCGGGTCAACCCGAAGCTGGTGGAATTGCTCTCAGGCACCCCGGAAGAGGCTGTCGACGCGCATTCGATCCAGCCCTACTACACCGTCCTTTTGGGCGAGGAGGCCGGAATGACGATCGATGTCGTTTCGACCGGCGAGGAGATCGTATTCACGGCGAAGTCCGAGGCCTAA
- a CDS encoding response regulator → MRRLMIADGSEAVRKVGKRILSGMGFLVLEAPSSLDALVRCEAELPNILIVDAALDGALDLIANIRHLPNGTSVRIYYCVVEADLKKMMAGKRAGADDFLLKPFDRKILTSVFASQSMAA, encoded by the coding sequence ATGCGGCGCTTGATGATTGCTGATGGCTCGGAAGCTGTCAGGAAAGTTGGAAAGCGCATCCTTTCGGGCATGGGATTTCTGGTGCTCGAGGCGCCGAGCAGCCTTGATGCGCTGGTGCGCTGCGAGGCCGAGCTGCCGAACATTCTGATCGTCGACGCGGCGCTGGATGGCGCCCTCGATCTGATTGCCAATATCCGGCACCTGCCGAACGGCACGTCGGTGCGCATCTACTATTGCGTTGTCGAGGCCGACCTGAAGAAGATGATGGCAGGTAAGCGCGCCGGTGCCGACGACTTCCTGCTGAAGCCCTTCGACCGCAAGATTCTGACGAGCGTCTTTGCCAGCCAGTCGATGGCCGCCTGA
- the ctrA gene encoding response regulator transcription factor CtrA, translated as MRVLLIEDDSATAQSIELMLKSESFNVYTTDLGEEGVDLGKLYDYDIILLDLNLPDMSGYEVLRTLRLSKVKTPILILSGMAGIEDKVRGLGFGADDYMTKPFHKDELVARIHAIVRRSKGHAQSVISTGELIVNLDAKTVEVGGQRVHLTGKEYQMLELLSLRKGTTLTKEMFLNHLYGGMDEPELKIIDVFICKLRKKLANAAGGANYIETVWGRGYVLREPEGNDYLETA; from the coding sequence ATGCGGGTTCTACTGATCGAAGACGATAGCGCGACAGCTCAAAGCATTGAGCTCATGCTTAAGTCCGAGAGTTTCAACGTTTATACGACCGATCTTGGTGAAGAAGGCGTCGATCTCGGCAAGCTTTATGACTACGATATCATTCTTCTCGACCTGAACCTTCCGGACATGTCCGGTTACGAGGTCCTGAGGACCCTGCGCTTGTCGAAGGTGAAAACCCCGATCCTCATCCTGTCGGGCATGGCGGGAATTGAAGACAAGGTGCGCGGCTTGGGCTTCGGCGCCGACGACTACATGACCAAGCCGTTCCACAAGGACGAACTGGTCGCGCGCATCCACGCGATCGTCCGTCGCTCCAAGGGCCACGCCCAGTCGGTCATCTCGACCGGCGAGCTGATTGTCAATCTCGACGCCAAGACCGTGGAAGTCGGCGGCCAGCGCGTGCATCTGACCGGCAAGGAATATCAGATGCTGGAGCTCCTCTCGCTTCGCAAGGGCACGACGCTCACCAAGGAAATGTTCCTCAATCATCTTTACGGCGGCATGGACGAGCCCGAGCTGAAGATCATCGACGTCTTCATCTGCAAGCTGCGCAAGAAGCTCGCAAACGCCGCCGGCGGCGCCAACTACATCGAGACCGTCTGGGGACGCGGCTATGTGCTACGCGAGCCGGAAGGCAACGACTACCTGGAAACGGCCTGA
- a CDS encoding flagellar export protein FliJ, whose protein sequence is MKARESLVRLKEFQVREKQRQLNQLQMMMAEFERMTKDLESQIIFEEKKSGISDPAHFAYPTFAKAARQRADNLQVSIRELKAQQDAAELALEEVQAEYAKAAALEERDTGARMRA, encoded by the coding sequence ATGAAAGCACGTGAGAGCCTTGTCCGCCTGAAGGAGTTTCAGGTCCGGGAGAAGCAGCGTCAGTTGAACCAGCTTCAGATGATGATGGCTGAGTTCGAGCGAATGACCAAGGATCTGGAAAGTCAGATTATATTCGAAGAGAAGAAATCGGGAATCTCCGATCCCGCGCATTTTGCCTATCCCACCTTCGCCAAGGCCGCCCGCCAAAGAGCCGACAATCTCCAGGTATCGATTCGCGAGCTGAAGGCGCAGCAGGATGCGGCCGAACTTGCGCTGGAGGAGGTCCAGGCCGAATACGCGAAAGCGGCGGCGCTCGAAGAACGAGATACGGGTGCCCGCATGCGCGCCTGA
- a CDS encoding GNAT family N-acetyltransferase — protein sequence MEIAHEEINAKGRYSAVVEGHTGEMTYSRSSPTLIIIDHTLVPDELRGKGVGQALAKHAVEEARKGGWKIIPLCPFMRAQAMRHAEWQDVIQA from the coding sequence ATGGAAATCGCCCACGAGGAAATCAATGCGAAGGGCCGCTATTCGGCGGTCGTGGAGGGCCACACCGGCGAGATGACCTATTCTCGGTCCTCGCCGACCTTGATCATCATCGATCACACGCTCGTGCCGGATGAGTTGCGCGGCAAGGGTGTCGGGCAAGCGCTCGCAAAGCACGCAGTCGAGGAAGCGCGAAAAGGTGGCTGGAAGATCATCCCGCTCTGCCCCTTCATGCGCGCCCAAGCCATGCGGCACGCGGAGTGGCAGGACGTGATCCAGGCATAG
- a CDS encoding DUF1153 domain-containing protein produces MTEMMRPRVKYVIGPDGSPLTIADLPPANTRRWVIRRKAEVVAAVRGGLLSLEEACERYTLTVEEFLSWQSSINDHGLAGLRTTRIQQYRH; encoded by the coding sequence ATGACCGAAATGATGCGACCACGCGTAAAGTATGTCATCGGCCCCGATGGCAGCCCTCTGACGATCGCGGATCTGCCGCCGGCGAACACCCGGCGCTGGGTCATCCGCCGGAAGGCTGAAGTCGTCGCCGCCGTGCGCGGTGGCCTTTTGAGCCTTGAAGAGGCATGTGAACGGTACACGCTAACCGTCGAGGAATTCCTTTCCTGGCAGTCCTCCATCAACGACCACGGTCTCGCCGGGCTGCGGACCACGCGCATCCAGCAGTATCGCCACTGA